AATGAAGCTTCCACTAAAGCTGTCGACTGTTCCTTATTAACACATGTACATGCAATGTTCACTTTAACCTTTGCAGAGTCCTTCATCACTGAATAACATGGACAAGTTTTCTAGTGTTTATGATATCATAACACCATTTGTGCAGAAGTAACTCCATAGTATGGTCAATACGTTCTACATTTTCACCAGGTAAGATAAAATCAATTTCATTGTCTCTAAACAAAGTCAATCAACAAACGTCTAAAACATATTTAGTCACGTTCCGATAACAGTTGAAAATGCCCATTAATGCTAATGATTTAGCAAAGTTTCTATATGATGTCTTATAATTTACCATATAGTCCCAACTATTACAATAATCTCCAATAGTATGCGTAATGATTTGATTTGTATGAGTATCTCTCCTCTCAATAAACTCTGTGTCATCAACCTGACCTGAGTGTGAATGACCAGACATACTTTTCTTGTCAGAGACCATTTTCCATTGTCTGATGTAAAGTGGTCAACACCACTTTTTCTGTCTGGCCATATGTTTGGTTGTCCCAGTCGGTAAAGGGATTCTTGTCTTCAAACATGGTTGCACATGTTTATGGTTTTGTAGGATGGGTTTTGGCTTCCCTGAAAATACATAAGAATCCAAACCTGAATTCCGAGTGTTCAACGATACCATTGTAGCAATACAGTCAAAAGCTAGAGCAATTCATACAAAACTACACAGATGAATGTACAGGTTTAAACATGACTTAAACGACTAATGAAgatgaaaataaagttaaatCTTTAATCGGCACCCGATTCTGCTAGAGCTTAGTTCTTAATTTACTGTTACATAACATAAACTGTATGTGTTCTATGTAAGATCATTAAAGAAATGCTTACCACTAGTTTTATTTCTTTGTGAAGATCCAATGACTTTCAACCACTGTTGTCATGATAATCATTATCGTTTGCTTCAAGCTCCTCTCTGAATGGTTTAGTTGTTACCAGGGCACATTCAATGCCGTTAGAGTCAATAGATTTGTTCCTTTGCATACATGTACCCATGTTGCTGAAGTCATTAATTTCAATGATTTTGATGTCGTTTTCCAGACAGTATGCCTCTATCAGTTTGTGCTGTATATGATTTGAAATGTTCTGACTTGGACCTCTCGGCAAAATGCATAATTCAACGATCTCAGAGCATCTGAAAATGCAAATCAGTCAATAAGTAAATTTGTTATATCAATGttttgtcctattcaaaatgtgtttggcaatttcttatacatgtaataattacaaaatatggAAATTTGACTCAATACAGTTGCATTTCTGCgttaattaatttaaatatgtTGGATCATTTAGCATTTATTGCAGAACATTCTATAATACAAATTGAGTACCTTTCTGTGATAGTATAATATCTTACTCGAGAAAATCCTTGGAAAGAAAAGTCCTCaattttcaagaacattactCAATTCAATCGAATTCAATGAAATGCGTTTATTCACTCAATTCTATGATAATAAGACATATTATTGTGGTAAAATAGATTAACTACTAAAATACTTACAATTCAAGAACATGGGCAGATTCAAATACACCTTTCACAAGCCGACCTTCTTTGTTTGCAATATAGACAAGATCTTGCAATGTATCGGTACACTCGTCACCAGACCTATAAAACAACATCAAATggctatatttatatatattatatatattagttCAGATTCATATACGGAATAGCTTAGAAAGTCTTATGAAGATTTTTCATAACATACAAGCTGTTTATTAAAGGGGATGGGAAACGCGATAATGTTATTATTACTTCTTgccaacccttttgtatatttacattggtGCATTTAGACATGTACGCCGAACAGATATTAAATAATAATCTGAATATTTACAACAAGATATGATCAATAAGTTTATTAAACTTTAGTTAGTTTTAGTTTTCAATATTATAAgataaaataaagttgtttttttttctaatcaatCTATATATTTTAAGTTAATACTTGTAACTGTTTGAATTTCAATGCATTATTACTTTCAATATTCGTATAAACAAAGagctatcttaaataaaattgtataaaattcaaaaattcaacaaatgcacTTACATGTCTGTATCAGAGTCCACAGAAATATTCCTTCTGTAATCTTTCATTGTAATAATTTTATCCATAAACACTTTAATGATTGTATCTTTAAActcttttatattttgcaatatatgtTATATCCGCTCCAATATCACGATGCGCTTTGTACGAAGTCTCGGTTCAATATGACTGATATAACGATTTTCACTGCACCCAGTAGTAGTTCATTCACTGGCTTAAAATATTCCGATTAATCACGTTGTATACTTCGTAAAATCCCGCGTGTTGTTCGGAAAGGTGTTTTCGTAATGATTTCTATGGAACAATGTTAGGCAGCAGGATACGCCCTCAGACTACAGTGAGGGAAAAGACGAgttttatgttaaatgtaaatgttgTGGCGTTTAACTCACTGAAGTGAAAGagactgcattttttttctatttattgctTATATCAATGTTTAACACATGTTGTATCATTTAACTGTCTGGTTCTCATGAATCTAAGGAAAAAGCGAGTGATAGTAAAAATATTGGGATAACGGTTTATTGGGGTGGTTTCATGTGTTTGTTTAGCTTTTAACAATGCAACAGTACGGCTTCGGTTCCCGTTAAGACATAGGCTGTACTACAaagtgcaaaatatcttcaacacacttttttataacaaataaacaggtaagaaatatatcaaattaatagACGAAAGCCTATCGAATTAAAAAGACTTTTTTCTGATTTACTTACTTggagagtaatatacatgtatgtttatactAGCAACAATTCATCTTTTACAGATTTCTGAAGAAGAAAACACCTACTATACCCAGAGGGACTATCATCATGCTCATATTCATACCGGGAGTGTTTCATTATATTGCATGAAGTATGAATGAATGGTTGCATAACAACATACTTACTGCAGGTTTTTATGTGTCTGTGCATGCCAACAAGTCAGTAAACAATCATAGATTCCATCCTGTTGAAGTATTAAGTCATTATTCACTAAACATTAATCAATTTAGTTTCAACTTTGTGTAAGGGCAAATTAGTAGTTAAATTAAATGCTACATAAGTTCAATGATCTATCAAGAACGTTCTATTTGGATTGTTGTTTGTCAGTGTCTTGAAAACACCTGGTTTTGTACACAGTGACTTTGCTGAAATATGGTAGGACATCGAGCTGAAAATAACGTTAAAATGCGGAGCTGCATTCATAGTCACCGGATAGTTCATTCGTTGGAAGAGAATTTGTCGACGGGCAGAATGTTAAAGTTCCCCAACACCGAGTCTATTCGTCAAAACGCATACTGGGACTTCTcttgatttcttggttaaaaaaaaaaaaaaaaaaaaaacttctttctgACCGGCGTGAAGGATGTCTCTGCTGTATTGTGTGGTCTTGCAAATATACCTGAAAATCTGTAGCTAAgaccatttctttttttttgctccaGGATAATTCAAATAAATCAGCCCTTgcagacagttttttttttatttctatattatgaaaattgatctcGAGATATGTGGGCTATTGGTTATAGATATATACGATAAAGAATGTAAGTATTAAAAATATTAGTTTTCGTATTGTTAACCCAACTTTTCTACATAAACCCATTCATATGTGTGCCTACGAGTATAAAGTCATGACAGGGTTATAATAAGGTAATTAACACCAGGTTTATGGAACTTCAAATATGACAGATATTTGTAACAAATCTTTTGATATCTATAAAGTATAAAGGACAAAGAATGTAAGAAATGCAAACTATTTCCGTTAAGATAACGTCGTCTTAGTAGACAGGAACGATTGAACTGCCGATCTGAATATATGGATAACTTAAATACACGTTTATTTCCTTTTTTGGTAAATGGCTAGGCCACTATGTTAATGTGGGCTTTGTTGTATATTTTAAGTAAGAATGCTTATATAGAGCGATAATTTGTCACTGCTTTAAATTTCAGTACCGACGACCTTAAAATCTGATGATATAGCACTTGGTTTTTAAGATCTTGCCTTAAAACATCTCAAGGCAAGCTTAAGGTTCAGatgttatttcaaaactgtcGATTGTCTCCTCTATAAGAAATTTCATAATGTACTACCATCCTCTACATATTGTTCCATGTAGTAGATGTTTAAAGACTGTGACGGCCACTGGGACAAGCAGGCACTTGCCTTGGTCAATTTTTCTGCAGCATAAGCCTTGGTCAAATATTCAGCATATTTGCCTCTGTCGAATGTGCATAAGTACCACGCTTTCTGTTTTGTAAACACAATCTATCAGACTGCGTTATTTCATGACCTATTCTAATTTTTTCTCTGAGAAGGCTTCCCTAAGTCACACTACACTCTTCCACCCTTACCCTCGTACTCATCGCATGGCTTTACACAAAGAACCACGAATCAACATTATTTATGATTGGCCTCGGTCTAACTAAGCCTCTTTTTAATCTCCTGGATATCTGTTaagcatacatgtataatgtactATCAAGAATTTGCTCCGCTTAGACCAATCACAATACCAGGTAATTAATTGGAAGTCCGGTTTGTGTCAAAATATAGTGATTCTACCATCACAGTTAAAGGGAAGGGTACACGCATTTATAGGCATTTGTactcttttaagtttgaattaaggGAAAATATCTACCAGGCTAGGCTATTTAATAGAACAATCCTTAATACATACAGCCGATTCTAGTCTGAACCCTCCAAACAAATCTGTTTATTGATCCGGCTTAATGTCCTTTTTCTGATTTTTACTGAACCGAAATCTGAAATCTTGTTTCGAGATTCCTGGTTTCGGGGAATTTCTTGCAATTCATGATAAAGAAGAGAGATTGAGAAACAACAGCAAAGGCCACCACCAACCAATAAATTTGTAGGGTTAGTTTTACTAATAACCCAGTGGACTGGCTGTCATATGTCATTCTGTTATGTTTCAAGGACAGAGGACTAAATAATTCAAGGATAAGGGACTAAATAATTGAAGGACAGGGGATTAAATAATGTAAGGACAGGAGACTAAATAACAACAGAGCAAAACTATCAAATAGAACAATAGAAGGCACAAAGCCGGGccttttttttatctatttactGTCTTAGCAACTTTCTGTTTAAGTACAGGCAAGTCTTGAGCTGTTCCCTTCCCTCTTCCATGCGGGTGATGTTCGACTTGCTAAATATGATTAGCAACCTAGTGGACTGACTGCAGTTTTGTGCTAAGATGAGAGAATAATCAACTACAGCAAAGACCACCACGAACCATAGAAATTTGCAGGTTTGGTTTtgctttcaaaataaattcaGCAGCCAAGTATTGTTCCAAGGAGACAAACTAAGTAACAACATCGCAGGACGGCTAACTGTCGTTTTATTCCAGTAAGGGATACTAAATAGCTCTAGCACAGGAAGGCTTACCGTCGTATTATTCCAATGAGGGATACTGTATAGCGCTAGCACAGGAGAGGGATACAATATAGCGCTAGCACGGGATGGCTTACCGACGTATTATTCCAATGAGGGATACTGTATAGCGCTAGCACAGGAAGGCTTACCGACGTATTATTCCAATGAGGGATACTGTATAGCGCTAGCACAGGAAGGCTTACCGTCGTATTATTCCAATGAGGGATACAATATAGCGCTAGCACAGGAAGGCTTACCGTCGTATTATTCCAATGAGGGATACAATATAGCGCTGGCACAGGAAGGCTTACCGTCGTATTATTCCAATGAGGGATACTGTATAGCGCTAGCACAGGAAGGCTTACCGTCGTATTATCACAGGACGATTGATCGTAGATTTGTTTTAAGGAGAGAAATTAATACAAATATCACAGGACGGCTTATCGTCAGTCCGTCCAAGGAGGGAATCACACGACAGCTTAGTGCCGTGTTCTTCCAAGGAGGGAAAGTAAATAACAACATCATAGCAACAAGATCACAATCACAGGATTGTTCCAAGGAGAGAATTTAAATATCAATATCACAGGACATAACAACGGATTACCGCCAGTCTGTCCAAGGATTTGGTCCCAAGGAGTGAAAAAAATGCACGACATTTTTATAGAGTGAAAAAAAAGCACGACATTTATAGTCTCTTTATTTTCAATGCAAACATTTCGCCAACAGGCTTGTTTAAAGTGCATTTCAAtgataaaacattcaaatttgataATACTTCTCATATTTCAAATGTCGTTGTATAATTTGCATCCTTCTATTTATAACTCTTGCGAGTCACAGTGTATTAAAATAGCTGCTGCTAATTACGCTAAAAGGTTATTTTCGGAACAACGGAGCGGTTTCTGGCATTTCATACAAATGTTAAGGGCATCTTATTCGTCAGTAATGTTTCAGATTAATCCAGATTCGAATGCAGCTCTCTCAGTTAATACTATAACATTACAGGGACTCTTTTTCCCTTACTTTGAAGTATGTTTCCATTTGCAGTAATTTGTTTTGAAAGAACATGTGCTTTTCATTATTACTCTTCAAAAATAACCTGttcatttatattcaaataataacGTCTTGGGGAGTCCGACAATAAAAAAAGTGATTACAGATATCCAATAAAGACAGTCATTTTCCGTGAACGTATTCTCCTTAAACCGTTGTTCATATTGATGCGTACATGACTAACATATCGTCGCCTTATGCCGTAACTTTTGATAACTTTTTGGTAGATTATTAGGAAACTACGATGTTCAATGACTTTACACTGTTGAACTAAAATTTGGCATTTTCACGTTAGTTCCAAAAGGCCACAAATTCATCATCATACAGTGGCCATAGAGACATACATAC
The sequence above is a segment of the Mercenaria mercenaria strain notata chromosome 3, MADL_Memer_1, whole genome shotgun sequence genome. Coding sequences within it:
- the LOC123525740 gene encoding growth arrest and DNA damage-inducible protein GADD45 gamma-like — protein: MDKIITMKDYRRNISVDSDTDMSGDECTDTLQDLVYIANKEGRLVKGVFESAHVLELCSEIVELCILPRGPSQNISNHIQHKLIEAYCLENDIKIIEINDFSNMGTCMQRNKSIDSNGIECALVTTKPFREELEANDNDYHDNSG